The region GCTAGCGGACGTTCCCGAGGGGCGGACCAGGTGGTGCAGCGGCTCGAGGGCGGCCTCCGCAACCATCACCCTGACGAGGGACCAGTTTGCGGCAACGTCACCCGTATCCCAGCAACGCGGGGCCGGGTCGGTCCTGCACACTGGCGGCATGGAGGTTGGTACGCGAAGGGTCGCTGGGCGCCGTAGCCGCACGGTGGGGCGCTTGCGCCGGGCGGCGCGCGGTCTCGTGGAGGCGGCGGTCGGCGCTGCTCCGGAGTGCCCCTTCTCTCCTGACGGCAGGCACGCGCGGTCCAGCGTGCCCGGCAGGTCGACCTGCCAGTTCTGCGGAGCGTCGATGTGAGCGCCGCCCAATTGCCGCACGACATGCGCGGCCAGCCGTTGTGCCAGCACACCCGGCCTGGTAACTGCACCTGGTGGTGCAGCTACCGCCGTGCGGTCATCTGCATCACCCCGGTCGCCGTGCTCATCCTCGGCGGCATCGGGTTGCTGTGGGCCACCGGCAACCACGACCAGGCCATCCAGGTGTTCGCGGGCATCAGCCTCGTGCTGGGTTTCGGGATCCCCGCCGTCATCTTCGCCAACGCTTCCAGCGAGCGCTGACACCTCCTGGAGGCTTGCGGGCTTCTCTCGCGTGCCGGATGAGGGCTTAAGGGAGCCGACTACGCCGGGGTTCGCACCACGCGTAGCTCCACGGCCGCAGTGGCCGATCGACCTCAGTGGCCGCTACAAGCAAGAGCCTCTGACCTGTTTTACGAGGTCAGAGGCTCTGCATCACCCGGCGAAAGGTGAGTGCCCCCGGCAGGATTCGAACCTGCGACACACGGTTTAGGAAACCGATGCTCTATCCCCTGAGCTACGAGGGCGCACCGGGCAGAGTACCGGGTGTCGTGGGGCGGGGGTGGGGGTGGGTGGGGTCACCTGGGTGGCGGGCTGGGTTGCTGTGCGTGCGGATTTCGGGGGGTGGCCGGGGTGTGGGGCTGAGCTGTTGGGGGGAAGTGGTGTGGGTCACCTTCACACCCGTTGGGGGTTCGGGTAGTGAGGGAGGGGTCTGGTTGGAAACTCGGCGGAAGACTTTCCATGAGCGGTAGACCTTGGCCGGATTTCCGGCCCGGACCCCTGGGTGCGATGGGGGCCTGGTGGCGTCGTCGGTGGGTGCGGCGGGCGGAGGAGTTCACGTTCGAGCCTCCCTCCTCGTCGCACCAGCAGGCGTTCGAGACGCCCTTGCCCAGTGCCGTGTACGGGCTGGACTTCCGGGCCCGGTTCACTGTGCACTGGCGGCTCGACCTGACCACCGGCGCACGGCACAACGTGCCGCGCAGCGCCGCCATCAACGACATCGTGCGGCGCGCCAAGGAGGTCACCGAGCGCGCCATGCTGGTGCACCACGCGCCGTTGCAGCACCAGCTCGGCGACGAGCTGGCCGCCGAACGGCAAGTAGAGGGCACCCACGTCTGGGCGCGGGCCGAAGGGGTCGAGCTCTCGGTGGACGAGACGGAGCTCGAGATGGCCCGCAAGCACATCGAGCTCCTCCAGACCACCACGGTCCGCCAGGCCGAGCGCGACGCCGAGCGCGCCGAGATCCGGTACCTGCGCGACGAGGTGCTCACCGACCTCTCCACCGCGACCATCTGGTGGTTGCACCGCAACGGCTACCAGGTCGAGCAGGCCATCGGGCTGGCCCAGCAGCTCGCCGAGCTGGTCCGGATCGCCTCGCTGCGGCGCGACCAGCACTGGGCCGAAACCCTGGTCACCAGCTTCGAATCCGCCCTGCCGCGGCTGTCCGACGGCCACCGGACGGACCTGCGGCTGCACCTGGCCAAGGCCCTCGGCATCTACGGCGGCGCCTCGGTCGCCACGGAGTTCGCCGAGCAGGTCGGCCTCCCGCACCAGAACGGGGTCAAGCCGCTGACCTGAGGGCGCGGCAGAAAGCCCGCCGAGCGGGGAAGTCGACGGCGGAACCGAGGGCGGAACCGACGGCGACTGACGGCGGCTGACGGCGGCTGACGGCGGCTGACGGCGGCTGACGGCGGCTGACGGCGAACCGACTGTGCCGGAACGGGATTCGGGACACCATTCAAAGGTTGCGACCGAAATCTCTTTCGCTGGCGGCGACGGGCCCGAGCCCGGGGGATGTGTTGCGGGGCTTGGAAAGGCGGAAGACCCCGGTCCCTGGGGGTGGACCGGGGTCTTCCTGCGGACCGGCCTACGTGACGTAGACCTCAAGCTCGTACAGCGAGTATCCGTAACCCGTGGCGCGTTGGATACCGGTCATTCGTACGAATCGTGCGGCGGTTGGAGTGAACGTCACCAGGTCCTGCCCGCCATTGCCCGCACCGGTCGTGAAAACTTCACGCCAGTGCGTGCCATCGGGTGATACTTCGATCCGGTATGACGTGGCATGGGCCGCTTCCCAGTTCAGCACCACCCGGCCGACGGTCCGCGACGCCCCCAGGTCCACCTGGAGCCACTGCGGGTCGCTCCAGTCGCTGGCCCACCTGGTGTCCGGCTTGCCGTCCACGGCGTTCGCGGGCGGCGAGTTGTGCCAGCCACGCTCATGGCTGCTTGCTGTCGCCGTCGCGCCGGACGCGAGGTTGGCCAGGTTCGTCCCGCGCCGGGAGGGGAACTGGACGACCTGTTGGTAGGTGGGCCGGTTCTGCCAGTGGATCCTGTCCTGGGTGATGCCGCCCATGGCGCGGTGGACGATCGTGTCGGCGCACCACTGGTCGCCCGCCGCGCAGGACGCGTCACCGGGGTAGGTCGTGGTCGCGGGCACGGCCGCGGCCTGGGTGAGGCTGTCCAGCAGGACTTGGCGGCACGCGCCGAGGTTCCCGCCGCCGCAGTACTTCGCGCCCAACGGCCCGGCGACGTCCTCCCCGAGCACCGAACGCAGGTCCTTGTCGACGTAGCTCCACCAGCCGTGCTGGAACGCGGAACCCTTGTGCGGCGCGGCTCCGTGCGTGTCGGACGGCGGTTCGTCCACCTGCACGGCGTGCGTCAACTGCGTGTACAGCGCGTCGCCGAGGCCGGGCTGGAACTGCGCGCGGACCAGCAGCGGCCACCACGCGTCCAGCAGGCGGATCGCTTCGGCGTGCGCGTATGCCTTGCTGCCACGGGAAGTCTCCTTCCGCAACGACCCGGAACGTTGCCACTCACGCAGTTTCGCCACGGCCGCCGCCGACACCGGGTCGGTCACCGCCGCGCTGTCGATGACCCGCAACAGCTCCGGCAGCACCTGCTCCGCGCGCAGGTCGGCCACCGCGGCCGACGCCATCGCCTGGGTCAACGACGTCCGGGTCACCTTCTGCCCGCCGGCCACCAGCGCGCGCACCCGGTCGTCGAGCAGGTCGCCCCGGTGCACGGACCCGTTGCCGTAGCCCGACGCCGAGTAGTCCAGCGCCTGCTTGTTGTTCCACGAGATGTAGTAGTCCTGGTTCACCGAGTTCGGGTGCTGCGCGAACGGCGTGTAGGACGCGGTGTTGCCGTCCGGGTTCCAGCCCTGCCACTCGTTGGCCTGCTCCGCCTTGATCGGCAGGTTCGGGTCGACGTGGGGTGCGCGCACCGGGTTGGCGCCGGAGTTGAAGTACGCGGTGTCCGCGGCGTCGGCGTAGAACCAGTTGAACGCGTACCCGATGTGCTCGGCGGCGCGCTGGAAGTCCTGCGCGGAGCGGATCGCGTCCGGGTCGTTGAACTCCTGGAACCCGACGATCGAGTCCACCTCGTGCAGGTACGTCGACCGCAGCGACGTGTACGCCACGTGCTTGCCGCCGACTTGCGCACGGCTCTGCACGAGCCCGTACTCGGTGCGGTGCACCACCAGCGTGTACGAGCCTGCGGGCGTCGGGTCGGCGACCGTCGGCTTCCACGCGTTCTTGCGCTCGATCCGTTCCATGGCAAGGCATTCCGAGCGGAACCGGTAGTGCGTCGACGCGGCCGTCGCGGGGGAGCCGTCGGGCTCGCACAGTTCGACGGCGTACGTGTCGGTGATGTCCTGG is a window of Saccharothrix espanaensis DSM 44229 DNA encoding:
- a CDS encoding penicillin acylase family protein, which codes for MRRAALRTSAASLAVVALITTAVTTPATPAASSTTPAALSAASPKTTAFTPDDHCLGQCHDVLPPGQNGNATLAEILAHKALGTRPAHSADQLDKYDALVSGHPGLTNDQLGTFFNDASFGVPADQVESTIKPRADVTIVRDKTLGMPHVYGTTRSGTEFGAGYAAAQDRLWLMDLFRHLGRGQLSGFAGGAEGNRALEQSFFGQIPYTEADLQRQIDQVATQGPRGRQALQDVTDYIAGINAYLTASVNGRYFPGEYVLTGHADAITNRNDIQPFKTTDLVAIAAVVGGLFGAGGGGEVQNALVKLAAQNKYGAEVGDRVWRSFREQNDPESVLTLHDGQRFPYASTPSSPLGVALPDGGVVTPEKMVHDATTTTSSTVDVPEELRAVQGIFKDGVLPADLLAKKHGMSNALAVSGAHTDTGNPIAVWGPQTGYFAPQLLMLQELNGPGIRARGVSFAGVSMYVQLGRGLDYSWSATSAGQDITDTYAVELCEPDGSPATAASTHYRFRSECLAMERIERKNAWKPTVADPTPAGSYTLVVHRTEYGLVQSRAQVGGKHVAYTSLRSTYLHEVDSIVGFQEFNDPDAIRSAQDFQRAAEHIGYAFNWFYADAADTAYFNSGANPVRAPHVDPNLPIKAEQANEWQGWNPDGNTASYTPFAQHPNSVNQDYYISWNNKQALDYSASGYGNGSVHRGDLLDDRVRALVAGGQKVTRTSLTQAMASAAVADLRAEQVLPELLRVIDSAAVTDPVSAAAVAKLREWQRSGSLRKETSRGSKAYAHAEAIRLLDAWWPLLVRAQFQPGLGDALYTQLTHAVQVDEPPSDTHGAAPHKGSAFQHGWWSYVDKDLRSVLGEDVAGPLGAKYCGGGNLGACRQVLLDSLTQAAAVPATTTYPGDASCAAGDQWCADTIVHRAMGGITQDRIHWQNRPTYQQVVQFPSRRGTNLANLASGATATASSHERGWHNSPPANAVDGKPDTRWASDWSDPQWLQVDLGASRTVGRVVLNWEAAHATSYRIEVSPDGTHWREVFTTGAGNGGQDLVTFTPTAARFVRMTGIQRATGYGYSLYELEVYVT